One Bos taurus isolate L1 Dominette 01449 registration number 42190680 breed Hereford chromosome 16, ARS-UCD2.0, whole genome shotgun sequence DNA window includes the following coding sequences:
- the PYCR2 gene encoding pyrroline-5-carboxylate reductase 2, with translation MSVGFIGAGQLACALARGFTAAGILSAHKIIASSPEMDLPTVSALRKMGVNLTRSNKETVRHSDVLFLAVKPHIIPFILDEIGADVQARHIVVSCAAGVTISSVEKKLMAFQPAPKVIRCMTNTPVLVREGATVYATGTHALVEDGQLLEQLMSSVGFCTEVEEDLIDAVTGLSGSGPAYAFMALDALADGGVKMGLPRRLAVRLGAQALLGAAKMLLDSEQHPGQLKDNVCSPGGATIHALHFLESGGFRSLLINAVEASCIRTRELQSMADQEKISPAALKKTLLDRVKLESPTVTTLTPTSSGKLLTRSPVPGGKKD, from the exons ATGAGCGTGGGTTTCATCGGCGCCGGCCAGCTGGCCTGCGCCTTGGCGCGGGGCTTCACGGCCGCAG GCATCCTGTCGGCTCACAAAATAATAGCCAGCTCCCCGGAAATGGACCTGCCCACGGTGTCCGCTCTCAGG AAGATGGGTGTGAACCTGACCCGGAGCAACAAGGAGACGGTCAGGCACAGTGACGTCCTGTTCCTGGCCGTGAAGCCACACATCATCCCCTTTATCCTGGACGAGATCGGTGCCGACGTCCAGGCCAGGCACATCGTGGTGTCCTGTGCGGCTGGCGTCACCATCAGCTCTGTGGAAAAG AAGCTGATGGCGTTCCAGCCGGCACCCAAAGTGATCCGCTGCATGACCAACACACCTGTGTTGGTGCGGGAGGGTGCAACAGTGTATGCCACAGGCACCCACGCCTTGGTGGAGGACGGGCAGCTCCTGGAGCAGCTCATGAGCAGCGTGGGCTTCTGCACGGAGGTGGAGGAGGACCTGATCGATGCCGTCACAGGGCTCAGCGGCAGCGGGCCTGCCTAT GCGTTCATGGCCCTGGACGCATTGGCTGACGGTGGGGTGAAGATGGGCCTGCCACGGCGCCTGGCCGTCCGACTGGGGGCCCAGGCCTTGCTG GGAGCTGCCAAGATGCTGCTGGACTCAGAACAGCATCCCGGCCAGCTCAAGGACAACGTGTGCTCCCCTGGGGGGGCCACCATCCACGCCCTGCACTTCCTAGAGAGCGGGGGCTTCCGCTCCCTGCTCATCAATGCGGTTGAGGCCTCCTGTATCCGAACACG agagctgcagtccatggctgACCAAGAGAAGATCTCCCCAGCTGCCCTCAAGAAGACCCTCCTGGACAGAGTGAAGCTGGAATCCCCCACAGTGACCACACTGACCCCAACCAGCTCAGGGAAGCTCCTCACGAGAAGCCCAGTCCCAGGAGGCAAGAAGGACTAA
- the LOC100336971 gene encoding left-right determination factor 2 yields MQPLWLCWALWALPLAGPGVALMEEWILDSLLQQLHLSKVPIVDKATVEGLVIPAHVRTQYVALLQRGHGARSRGKRFSQNFREVVGRFLESEASSYLLVFDMEQRLPPRSELVQAVLRLFQEPVPRAALRRHERLFPRSDRARVTVQWLHVRDDGSNRTALIDSRLVTIHESGWKALDVTEAVNFWQQLRSPRQPLLLQVLVQREHLGPLASSAHRLVRFAPQGPSSGRQGEPQLELHTLDLRDYGAQGNCDPKAPVTKGTRCCRQEMYIDLQGMKWAENWVLEPPGFLAYECVGTCQQPPESLTFKWPFLGPRQCIASETTSLPMIVSIQEGGRLQPHVVSLPNMRVQTCSCASDGALVPRKLEP; encoded by the exons ATGCAGCCCCTGTGGCTCTGCTGGGCCCTCTGGGCGCTGCCCCTGGCTGGCCCTGGGGTGGCCCTGATGGAGGAGTGGATCCTGGACAGCCTGCTGCAGCAGCTGCACCTCAGCAAGGTCCCCATCGTGGACAAGGCCACCGTGGAGGGGCTGGTCATCCCCGCCCACGTGAGGACCCAGTACGTGGCCCTGCTGCAGCGTGGCCATGGGGCGCGCTCCCGGGGGAAGAGGTTCAGCCAGAACTTCCGAG AGGTGGTCGGCAGGTTCCTGGAGTCCGAGGCGTCCTCATACTTGCTGGTGTTCGACATGGAGCAGCGGCTGCCGCCCCGCAGCGAGCTGGTGCAGGCCGTGCTGCGCCTCTTCCAGGAGCCGGTCCCCAGGGCCGCGCTCCGCAGACACGAGCGCCTCTTCCCGCGCAGCGACCGCGCCCGGGTCACCGTCCAGTGGCTGCACGTCCGCGACGACGGCTCCAACCGCACCGCCCTCATCGACTCCAG GCTGGTGACCATCCACGAGAGCGGCTGGAAGGCCCTGGACGTTACCGAGGCGGTGAACTTCTGGCAGCAGCTGCGCAGCCCCCGGCAGCCGCTGCTCCTGCAGGTGCTGGTGCAGCGGGAGCACCTGGGCCCGCTGGCCTCCAGCGCCCACAGGCTGGTCCGCTTCGCCCCCCAGGGGCCGTCGAGCGGCCGGCAGGGGGAGCCCCAGCTGGAGCTGCACACCCTGGACCTCAGGGACTACGG AGCTCAAGGAAACTGTGATCCTAAGGCACCAGTGACCAAGGGCACCCGCTGCTGCCGCCAGGAGATGTACATTGACCTGCAGGGGATGAAGTGGGCTGAGAACTGGGTCCTGGAGCCCCCAGGCTTCCTGGCCTATGAGTGTGTGGGCACCTGCCAGCAGCCCCCAGAGTCCCTGACCTTCAAGTGGCCTTTTCTGGGGCCTCGACAATGCATCGCCTCAGAGACGACCTCGCTGCCCATGATTGTCAGCATCCAGGAGGGAGGCCGACTCCAGCCCCATGTGGTCAGCCTGCCCAACATGAGGGTGCAGACGTGCAGCTGTGCTTCAGATGGGGCGCTTGTGCCAAGGAAGCTGGAGCCGTAG